A single genomic interval of Bacillota bacterium harbors:
- a CDS encoding threonine synthase, with protein MSPAEPLLADAAGAADAARSGGETPRVYLKYEGLNPTGSFKDRGMAYAVSKAREAGYRVAVCASTGNTSASAAAYCARAGIRPVVVIPQAAIAAGKLAQAIAHGAVVVAVKGNFDEALRVVRELVARHRIALLNSLNPDRIEGQKTAAFEVCDQLGGHAPDYLAIPVGNAGNITAYWKGFREYRDRGKVASVPRMLGFQAAGAAPIVEGRPIERPQTIATAIRIGNPASWKSAVAARDESGGLIESVTDEEILDACRLLATREGVLVEPASAASVAGVLKLARRGYFRGRHGATVVCVLTGHGLKDPDAMMQLGAQPFVSEPDTASVEAILATAGALPS; from the coding sequence ATGAGCCCGGCGGAGCCGCTCCTGGCTGATGCCGCCGGTGCAGCCGATGCCGCCCGGTCGGGCGGCGAAACGCCGCGGGTCTACCTCAAGTACGAAGGCCTCAACCCCACTGGGTCTTTCAAGGACAGGGGCATGGCTTATGCAGTGAGCAAGGCACGGGAGGCAGGCTACCGGGTCGCGGTGTGCGCGTCCACCGGCAACACGTCGGCCTCCGCAGCGGCGTACTGCGCGAGGGCCGGAATACGGCCTGTGGTAGTCATTCCCCAGGCTGCGATCGCCGCGGGAAAACTGGCGCAGGCGATAGCGCACGGGGCAGTTGTCGTGGCCGTCAAGGGCAACTTTGATGAGGCCCTTCGGGTCGTCCGCGAGCTGGTGGCGCGACACAGGATCGCGCTCCTCAACTCCCTCAACCCGGACCGTATCGAAGGCCAGAAGACCGCGGCCTTCGAGGTGTGCGACCAGCTTGGGGGGCACGCGCCGGATTACCTGGCGATCCCCGTCGGGAACGCAGGCAACATCACCGCCTATTGGAAGGGCTTTCGCGAGTATAGGGATCGGGGGAAGGTCGCGTCCGTCCCGCGCATGCTCGGATTCCAAGCGGCTGGAGCCGCGCCCATAGTTGAGGGCCGGCCCATCGAGCGGCCGCAGACCATAGCGACGGCGATAAGGATCGGAAACCCTGCGAGCTGGAAGAGCGCGGTCGCGGCCAGGGACGAGTCAGGCGGGCTGATAGAGAGCGTGACGGACGAAGAGATCCTGGACGCATGCCGTTTATTGGCGACGAGGGAAGGGGTCCTGGTAGAGCCCGCGTCCGCGGCGTCGGTTGCCGGCGTGCTAAAGCTGGCGCGCCGGGGCTATTTCCGTGGCCGGCATGGCGCCACAGTTGTGTGTGTCCTGACCGGTCACGGCTTGAAAGACCCGGACGCCATGATGCAGCTCGGGGCACAGCCGTTTGTGTCCGAGCCGGACACAGCCTCGGTGGAGGCTATCCTCGCGACGGCCGGGGCTCTGCCGTCCTAA
- a CDS encoding homoserine kinase codes for MAEVVEVRVPASTANLGPGFDAVGMAIELFNVVRMGTTSTTGLEITVLGDSRDLPVDWTNLVARSAATFFEEVGLPVPGLRIHVHQRIPVSRGLGSSAAAIVAGLVGANALAGFPLNHDDLFRLAADIEGHPDNVGAALFGGLVVSVADERGRLRYIKMGVPTDLHLAIVIPDFHVPTEVARRVLPKSVTLADAVYNIGRTALLVASIASGRLDLLGDAMADKLHQPYRSALVPGMDDVLASAMRAGALGAALSGSGPSVVAFAKQDPQRVAKAMAATFAASGVKCRAVVTRVCQRGAAVGMGCDSGAPSKGLPGEDSPFRARTALRRMRPSRRRALYRGEVYS; via the coding sequence GTGGCCGAAGTGGTCGAAGTCCGCGTGCCGGCTTCCACGGCGAACCTCGGGCCAGGCTTTGACGCCGTGGGGATGGCCATTGAGCTTTTCAACGTGGTGAGGATGGGCACTACTAGCACCACAGGCCTGGAGATCACCGTCCTCGGCGATAGCAGGGACCTGCCGGTGGACTGGACGAATCTCGTGGCGCGGTCGGCGGCCACCTTCTTCGAGGAGGTGGGGCTGCCAGTGCCGGGCCTGCGGATTCACGTTCATCAGAGGATTCCGGTTTCGCGCGGCCTCGGATCAAGCGCTGCGGCCATCGTGGCGGGGCTCGTGGGTGCCAACGCCCTTGCCGGATTCCCCCTCAATCACGACGACCTGTTCCGGCTCGCTGCAGACATAGAGGGCCATCCGGACAATGTCGGCGCCGCGCTTTTCGGAGGGCTCGTGGTCAGCGTGGCCGATGAGCGCGGCCGCCTGCGCTACATCAAAATGGGCGTTCCTACCGATCTTCACCTGGCGATCGTCATACCCGATTTCCATGTGCCCACTGAGGTCGCGAGGCGGGTCTTGCCTAAGAGCGTGACGCTGGCGGATGCGGTCTACAACATCGGTCGGACCGCGCTCCTCGTGGCCTCGATCGCGTCGGGCAGGCTCGACCTCCTGGGCGACGCCATGGCCGACAAGCTTCATCAGCCCTATAGGTCGGCTCTCGTGCCTGGGATGGATGACGTGCTCGCCTCGGCGATGCGGGCGGGGGCGCTTGGGGCTGCCTTGAGCGGGTCGGGGCCGTCGGTCGTCGCTTTCGCGAAACAGGACCCTCAGAGGGTGGCCAAGGCCATGGCGGCAACGTTCGCGGCGAGCGGTGTGAAATGCCGTGCCGTCGTGACACGGGTATGTCAGCGTGGCGCCGCTGTGGGGATGGGTTGCGATTCTGGAGCGCCTTCGAAGGGCCTGCCCGGCGAGGACAGCCCCTTCCGCGCCCGCACGGCGCTGAGGAGGATGAGGCCAAGCCGGAGACGGGCGTTGTACCGAGGCGAGGTGTACTCGTGA
- a CDS encoding site-specific DNA-methyltransferase has translation MRRRLAPGSVDVVVTSPPYNLGVRYGTYDDAIDRRDYLAWTAEWAAAVRDVMSDDASLFLNVGSKPTDPWVPFDVAGVMRGLFQLQNVIHWVKSIAISKADVGDYGAIVSDVAVGHYKPINGRRFLNDCHEYILHFTKTGRVPLDRLAIGVPYQDRSNVGRWKNAGAGVRCRGNTWFIPYDTITRREKDRPHPATFPPRLPEMCIRLHGVSRCQLVLDPFLGIGNTAIACVRLDVPFVGFEIDKAYFDEAVRRVKAEAKPAEVDGGGPRATGSADQS, from the coding sequence ATGAGGCGTCGCCTCGCGCCGGGGAGCGTCGACGTAGTGGTGACGTCGCCCCCTTACAATTTGGGCGTCCGCTACGGTACATACGACGACGCGATTGACAGGCGTGATTACCTGGCCTGGACTGCGGAGTGGGCGGCCGCGGTGCGGGACGTGATGTCCGACGATGCGTCGCTGTTCCTGAATGTGGGGTCCAAACCCACGGATCCGTGGGTCCCGTTTGACGTGGCCGGGGTGATGCGGGGGCTTTTCCAGCTCCAGAACGTGATCCACTGGGTGAAGTCCATCGCCATCTCCAAGGCCGACGTGGGCGATTACGGCGCGATAGTGTCAGATGTCGCGGTGGGCCACTACAAACCCATCAACGGCCGGCGCTTTCTCAACGATTGTCACGAGTACATCCTCCATTTCACGAAGACCGGCAGGGTGCCGCTGGACCGGTTGGCCATCGGCGTCCCGTACCAGGACAGGTCCAACGTCGGGCGCTGGAAGAACGCCGGCGCGGGCGTGCGGTGCCGCGGGAACACCTGGTTCATCCCGTATGACACGATCACGAGGCGAGAGAAGGACAGGCCTCACCCAGCGACGTTCCCGCCGCGGCTGCCCGAGATGTGCATAAGGTTACACGGCGTAAGTCGATGTCAGCTCGTGCTCGATCCCTTCCTGGGCATCGGTAATACTGCCATCGCGTGCGTTAGGCTCGATGTGCCGTTCGTGGGGTTCGAGATAGACAAGGCCTATTTCGATGAGGCTGTGCGCAGGGTGAAGGCGGAGGCCAAACCAGCCGAGGTAGACGGGGGTGGGCCCCGCGCGACCGGGTCGGCTGACCAGAGCTGA